The Branchiostoma lanceolatum isolate klBraLanc5 chromosome 3, klBraLanc5.hap2, whole genome shotgun sequence DNA segment TGCGGCACGTTTCGCGAAACTTGATGCGTATTTCGTGGGCTGTACTGTATCTTTTAGTCTAAAAATTGTCAAAAATCTGCAAATCATCTCTTTTAGCTACTATACAAAAAGAGGTAGTAAAGCTGCTAGCTTTCCAGTGACTAGTGACTACTCAACTATTACACCTCTGCTATTTTTAAAATGCTGAGGCATTACTAATATTTGTAGTTCATTGTCGATCTAACCCTTCGAATGTTAACTCCACACCTCCAACTTTGTTCTATTTCAGTGATGTCACAGCATATTGATAGGATAACGAAGTACTTTATTTCTCTTACCTTATGAGCTTCAGTCTCTGTTTTCAGCTTGTTCTGTGACCACCTGACTTTGATGATGTGTGAGTTCATCTCCTCCTTCAGTTTGTCCATTTCCTTGTTCCTGGCTGATACTTCAGACTCCTGAAAAAAAGGCACCaaaattttttcaaagtttatCAAATATTGGTTAATACAAAAATCATGGAAATGTATGTACTGTTTATTCAAAGAGATAGTACTATTCATAAAACATACTTAGAACAGTACAACCAAAAAGACTGCATGCTATGGAATCTTCAGTCTTTATTAATTACGTTATACACGTCAATAGGGATATTTTCTCTGGTTTCATGTTTCATATGTCAATCTCATCTCAATATCCAATAtaaatgcaaaaaacaatgaaacatgTATTTCGCATACTCTGCTAGTAAATTCTTGACGGaaaatcataaaaattacattttcttttcttcagggAAAAGAAAAACTGATTATAAATCTGACCTTGTTGTCTGCCTGTTGCCTAACTTTCTGGCTCTCTTTGTGAAACTGTTTCAGCCGGCCAACAAgaccctctctctccctcaggGCATCCTTCAGTCTCCTGTCAAGGGTCTCGTTTACCTGGAAAAACATCACAGGTAGTTAAATACCCTATTCTTCACCAGGTAACAATACATCACACAGTCGGATACAACTCCCATTCTCTCTTGTTCACCTGTGAAAATATCACGTACAGTTGGGCAAATCACTACTtcttattactacatgtacatgtagtacaatcgGACAGTCCGACTGATTGGACCTCTGGACACTTGACTGACTTGCCCTTTAGATACTTGAAGGTAAATGCCATTTACTTGAGGGAATCACTTACTTCAACAATGATTTCAGCATTTGCTTACAATGTTAGACATAGGGCTGACAATTGCTATGTTGTAATGTTCACCTATTTTTCATAGTTATTCCCAAAGCTGGTTCCCAGATTTAAGGGTCTTTTCCACAAACTGGTAGGAGCAAAAGGAATCACTATACCCTGTGTGTAGCAGACCAGGTGAATCACATGCAAATACCATACAGTTAAGCAAATCACCCACATTAACCTACAGACATTACACTGTTAGGCAAATCAGTCGTTCACCTGCTAACATCAATAAGTTAGGCAATTCACTTGAACTAAATGTATGGCTGTTTGGTCCCACTTCACCTTAACAGCAAACATTGCTATTTGCTTAGCTGTCGCAGACAAGGAGATACGTTTCAGCACAAGTGACTTCAAGCGGTCAGATTGTGCAACTGGATTTGTTTAGGATTTGGCAAGAAAACCAGAAACTTTTTAGAGCAGTGTGGTAAGCGTACTgtgaaaaattcaaaagaaaTGTGGAATACATAGGCATAAATTATTTGCCTAGTTGCTTGTCAAAAGGTCCTTGATAATTGACATAGAACAGACTGCACAGTGTAGCACAACTGTCTTTTTAACCTATATTCAAGACAGCATTTTAGTAGCATGTGTTTGGACAAACCAGGCTTCTTAGTAATGGGTCTAAACAGACCAGTCAGGTTCCAACATTTCCCTCAGGGGTAAATGTAAAGGGCTTAGGCTTAAAATCTATTTTAAAGAATAGGTACACTAGTGCACCTTACCTAAAGGTGTGTGCACATCATACAatgaagtagaatgtcagcaaaacctaaaGACAAATCTTACTTCCCCTCTTCAGAGCTAAATAACAGCAAAATGTTGAACAGGTAATACACCATAATCTTTTTTCCTGATACATACTAGAGTACAATATTGGTGCCTtcacatacaatatacatattctacacaaatatctaggtgcaccagtgcacccacaatcaaaaattaaggtgtacagctccaactttgggtgcacaaaagtgcatgacATTATATGCCCAGTATTTAGAGCCCTGACAAGGATTGCaggtagtgtacatgtacaagcaaaaCTTGCAGTGTCAATGTCACGTGTAAAATAGAACAAAATCTCACCTTAGTCAGGTCCAGTAGTTGACTTTCACTCTTTGCATACTTGATGACCATGGACTCTTTGTCCCTTACACTGTCTTCATACAGCTGCTGTGTCTGTgaaacatgtacaacattaatGCTTTAGAACATGTTGTAAATACCCAACAACTTAACAGCATAAAAAAAACCCAGAATGGAACATTATGTGCATACACAATAGAGATTTTGCGTAGTcttgaagtttgcagttgaaacaatactgtagcacaaaaacaaATATATTCTTTAACAGTGTAATGATTTCATGGTGGAGAGGCAAACATTCAGTACTATCAAAGTTTACTTCATGTGTAAAACTTGGATCATCCTCAAAAACAGATAAATTATCTCATAACAGATCATCCTCATACACAGATTACCTTGGCTACTTTAGCTCCCATCTCCCTCTGTAGTGTAGTGATGGCCCTCTTGGCTGCAGCATCATGGGAACCCAGCTTTTCTTTCAACACGGACACTTCTTTCTGGTGTTCTAAGACGCTTGCCTCCAGCTGGAAGAAAGATGTTCCATTTTAACGACATCTTAGCTGCTACAGATACCTTCTTTGAATGCAAGGTGGGAGTATACcactttcaaaacaagtatTTACATAAATCTAAAGGGTAAACAGCTACCTACAATAAGTTAAAGTTGTATGAAAGATGGTAGAAACCATATCAATATTTCTGCACTCATGATAAAAATTGTTTCTCAACTTTCATATGCAGTTTACCAAGAAGTTTCTATAGCTTCTCAATCATCTTCCTGCTGCTGAACTTCATGCTGAATACATGACTGGTACCAAGATGGTACCTCAGCAGGAGGAAGGTTAAAGACAAACCATCACTATATTTTTGAGCATTACCACAAAGacatattttcaaaacagatCCTTATTTTGGCAAGACTACCTTTTTGTGAATTAGGAGATGATAGCAGATTGTTCAAACTTCATCCCAACAAAACAGACTACTTATTACTTTACTATCTAGCAACTCAGAAAAAGAATGACAAATTCTATGGTACCTGTCTTATCCTGGTTGCATGGACTTCGCTGGTTGCACATGACTGTAACCTCTGTAGGTCTACCTTAAGGGTATCTCTCTCCTGTACCACTGTCTTCATCTCTGCCTTAAGAACGTCCTTCTCTTCACTTAAGATGGACAGCTTCCCTGTCTTGGCTTGCAGATCCTCAGACAGGCTGGATAACAAAATTGTGATGCAAAGACTGAATATAAGAAATGTTCaagttgtttcaaaatttcGGACAAAGCAAATATCTGACAATAAAATAagtagtgaaaaaaaaagtaagaaACAAGACCACAAAAATATTTAGGATGACATTGTAAAATACAAATTCAGTAGATCTACTAGTATCTACTGTaccatgatttacagtatatatgaaTACCTACTGTATTTGTATGTCCCTCACAATCATATGGTCAAATATCAAGAGGACAAATACATGTTGAAATTATGAATTTCAATGTGTATTCTTCTCTCTTTAActttaacaataaacaaaattccCCCTGCTTTCACATTTAGAAACAATGTACAGCATTGAAAGCAAACAATTGCCATTATAGAATATAATTGCATAATACTTTGATACTGTAACTGTATATGTATGTCCAACTTTACACAGATCTAACTTTTTCCTTTCCATATGGTTTCcacttttgaaacataaaaatgtcaTTTGGGATTTAGAGATTGACCAAATGTTTGCACTGCATAGAAGCTATTTCAATTTATTGATATAGGGTATCGATCAGGGTcagaatgaataaagaaagttGTGACCCTGGACTACTCACTAAGCTCCAGGAGCTTTTAACGTATCATATTTCATCACAGACACAATAATCTTGTTAAAAGCTTTCCATTGGGGGAAGATCATatcacatgtatatcataaatgCATGTGATTAATCATACGTTGTATATTCATCATACTGTTATGCGCATCATGTACAATATTAATAAAACACAGTCTTGAAGAAAAAATTCAATGTAGCAAATAcaattttaacattttgcataaaTGTATGTAGGTTAAAAGGCTTATGATGTTCTAGTTCTACAACGAAACTGCACTGGACTGGGTGGGGAGTAACAGCGACAAGCTACGATGATGATGAGTTCTACAGTACGTCACTGCATATCATTATGGTACGCTGTTGTCAGGTCTAGCCAGAGACTATAGAATTCCTGTCATTGTTATAAATTGGTTTCTTGTTCAGAAAAATGTCAGGATGCTGATGTCGCCATACCAGGGAACAATGGTCGCAGTAATTAGTTGGGAACCTTTGgacaggcagacaaagaaaGCTAAGAATCTTTTCagagctttaaatttttttttcgcTGAAGCCAAATATATATGAGCCATGCAACTTATTACTCCTTGTGATTAACTTGTGTTATGAACTTTGCAAGCAGAATATGTGAGGCGTCAACATTTCCTGTCTTACCGAGTTAACTTGAACTTGTACATCAAGAATGTACACTGAAGTTGAACCAAATTCAACTATTTCTACAATTATAATATACtcaaatttcatttttcttgcAAACTTAAGCTGCACCTAATAGAAGTATATGCAGGACTTGAAATACTTACCTTCAATAATTGCTCCACAATACTGAGCCTGTAtccttttgtttacattttctgcCATCTCTACAGTTTCTAAGGGAATTACAGGTTGCAGGTGGTATttgattttcatcattttgaatcttgtacatgtgcatattgCACTAAGGTCTAatcagcatacatgtatctaaaaccCTTACCTTTGCAGCTGCACAGCCTGATCTGTATGAGACTGCATCAGAGTCTCGAACTTGACTTTGAGCTCTGCGAACTCTGGCGCATCCGACAGCAAAAGATTGTTCCGCATACCGTTGGGCAGATCCGCGACTGTTTTATCGTCGTTGCGTTTTTCAGGATCACTGAGAGCTGTAGCTGGGTGCAAGGCTGCATCCAGTTCTGTCAGTAGAGCGTCTTCTCCCTCTGAAACGCTGTAGACGCTAGAACCGGTGTGTTCCGGTTCCACCTCTGTTCTGAGGATAGTTCTCTCACAGCCCTCGAGAGGACTCGTTGGCTGTGTGGGCTCtgtctccttctcctcctcctgtgcATCGTCAAGCGATATTTCCTCCATGGGCTGTTCATCATTTGGAACAGACACATTATTCCCAGTATGTTTGGTAGCCATCGTGTCTCCTTCAACTAAATCACTATCCTGTAGTAAGCTATTTCCGTTGTCAATAGTTTTCCCATGACGTTTGGAAAGAGACTCTGCGAGGTCAAGTTCCTCGTCCGAATCCGCGGGGGACGTTGATGTGAGGGGGCTGTCCAAGGCTTCTTCTACATCAACAATGTTTCCGAAGCTGTTTGATGTGCCGACCCCATCGGCGTTGTCTTGGTCGGCCTCTGTTAGTTCACTGTACTCTGTGGGATCTTCTTTAACTGTGTCGTGAACTCTTTCTGGTGCTACTACAGTGTCTGAAGTACTTTGGAAAGCTTCAGGCTCTTCCTCATCCTTGACATCAGACGTTGCTCCATCTTGCGTTACGTCTTCGCTGGTTGCCTGCTCGTTTGTTGACATGCTATCTTCTACATTCTGGCATTCATCTTTGCTTTCAGTTTCGCTACTTTCCGACTGGATTGTGTCTTCCCTCTCTTCTGAGTCTTCCAGCCTATCACCGTCCTGTCTTTGCACTGTTTTTGATCTGTCTGAATTTTCTTCGACAGATGAGACAGGATTGCTGTTTGGAGTATCCACTGAGATCCCAgaattttctgttgtttgacCTGTGATGGCAACTTGAGCATTCTCTTCACTTGTTTCATCTGAGCTTTCGGTGGCTGCTTCCTCTTTCTTGTTTTCTGCATCAGCAGCATCTTTCTCTTTTTCATCTCTTTCTTCCTGGACAGGAAATGTTGGTTTGTTGGCCTCAGCTATGTCATCCATCCTCTCCCCCCCACCTGTGACCTTTGCCCCTTCTGAGTCACTTGCCTCCATCGCCGGGCAGGGCCTCTACCTGGAGACGGGTCAAAGTTCACTCATGCATGCTCTTGATTATCCATCTgtgagtgaaaaaaaaacaaaaaaaacataactattGACATTTTGATATATTCAGAAATAAAGACTTGACTTAAGTGTCAAAAGCTTCAGCTAGGGATGTCCTCTCGTATGGAGCATAAAGCCAGAGCACAtttaagatcccaccacactcaCATTcactggtgtgagtggatcaaactgtACAGACTAGTCTTactcagcttgtacttactgtacaaaactagtgtgttacgcctaaagttatgcgaaaaaaaagaagttgacTTGCAAGGAACAGGatatgatttgtttgtttagtaAACCAGTCATGCTCCTTTCCTTGATAAGTTGACACGGCCCTGTATCGCCTATAGGGTATGGGTaaataccaaggacaggtaaatATGTTAAAGCTTCAAGCAGAAGTTTGGAGTACTGTTCTAGTTTCACAGTGTTTTATTCGTGGTAGGAGAACAAATTATGTTTACTGGTATGTGTTTAAAATTCGTAGTTGAAACAAAATTTCCTGTAGTTCAGTAGTAATTcaagggagacatattcgcggtgtcatgaatttgcctTGCGTTTCATGATTCACAGTCTCTAGTGAGATGTTGTGACTTCTATAGGCTTGTTTATCTTTCCTAGAGGAATCAAACTGCCCCTGTTCATTGTATGAATGAC contains these protein-coding regions:
- the LOC136430573 gene encoding coiled-coil domain-containing protein 186-like isoform X2, which translates into the protein MEASDSEGAKVTGGGERMDDIAEANKPTFPVQEERDEKEKDAADAENKKEEAATESSDETSEENAQVAITGQTTENSGISVDTPNSNPVSSVEENSDRSKTVQRQDGDRLEDSEEREDTIQSESSETESKDECQNVEDSMSTNEQATSEDVTQDGATSDVKDEEEPEAFQSTSDTVVAPERVHDTVKEDPTEYSELTEADQDNADGVGTSNSFGNIVDVEEALDSPLTSTSPADSDEELDLAESLSKRHGKTIDNGNSLLQDSDLVEGDTMATKHTGNNVSVPNDEQPMEEISLDDAQEEEKETEPTQPTSPLEGCERTILRTEVEPEHTGSSVYSVSEGEDALLTELDAALHPATALSDPEKRNDDKTVADLPNGMRNNLLLSDAPEFAELKVKFETLMQSHTDQAVQLQSLSEDLQAKTGKLSILSEEKDVLKAEMKTVVQERDTLKVDLQRLQSCATSEVHATRIRQLEASVLEHQKEVSVLKEKLGSHDAAAKRAITTLQREMGAKVAKTQQLYEDSVRDKESMVIKYAKSESQLLDLTKVNETLDRRLKDALREREGLVGRLKQFHKESQKVRQQADNKESEVSARNKEMDKLKEEMNSHIIKVRWSQNKLKTETEAHKDTKTELEKMRLKLKEAKEESAQIRRNCQEMIKTYQESEEVKSVSLDKQLKEKETQLMMQEHQRSEEKEMLENLKKELDALKQKYKGQLSENNSLKTKVACYEEERQKTEGMVRQYKDALGQQKSDNIGLQERMRQLEELQKQLDSTKQEKGQFQEQVRELRSTLSDQETTVTTSRAREQELLIFTEKLTAKNTQLTTENNTLQAKVDSLTSELKRLRQTLEELKTEKDKLSKELAEEKDLRSREAELLTHRLSEKSRAVEQLTIQIEDQKDEIKTLKRKHQQGVKDLTRQLQQAKKKLEAIEASQNEGKELSSSSRASSCTSLDKVSANGMHVSGSPPVQNTAAHASSEEDNVPAVGYKGPSAPEQEDPYPNIDKSVLVERILKLQKAHARKNEKLEFMEDHITQMVDEVKKKTKIIQMYVMREEAGTLSTEFMDDNKARMARKGGIMASLYSGSPHDSEMTFDLSLEINRKLQAVLEDTLLKNITLKENLETLGDEIARLTRELAALK
- the LOC136430573 gene encoding coiled-coil domain-containing protein 186-like isoform X1, which gives rise to MEASDSEGAKVTGGGERMDDIAEANKPTFPVQEERDEKEKDAADAENKKEEAATESSDETSEENAQVAITGQTTENSGISVDTPNSNPVSSVEENSDRSKTVQRQDGDRLEDSEEREDTIQSESSETESKDECQNVEDSMSTNEQATSEDVTQDGATSDVKDEEEPEAFQSTSDTVVAPERVHDTVKEDPTEYSELTEADQDNADGVGTSNSFGNIVDVEEALDSPLTSTSPADSDEELDLAESLSKRHGKTIDNGNSLLQDSDLVEGDTMATKHTGNNVSVPNDEQPMEEISLDDAQEEEKETEPTQPTSPLEGCERTILRTEVEPEHTGSSVYSVSEGEDALLTELDAALHPATALSDPEKRNDDKTVADLPNGMRNNLLLSDAPEFAELKVKFETLMQSHTDQAVQLQSLSEDLQAKTGKLSILSEEKDVLKAEMKTVVQERDTLKVDLQRLQSCATSEVHATRIRQLEASVLEHQKEVSVLKEKLGSHDAAAKRAITTLQREMGAKVAKTQQLYEDSVRDKESMVIKYAKSESQLLDLTKVNETLDRRLKDALREREGLVGRLKQFHKESQKVRQQADNKESEVSARNKEMDKLKEEMNSHIIKVRWSQNKLKTETEAHKDTKTELEKMRLKLKEAKEESAQIRRNCQEMIKTYQESEEVKSVSLDKQLKEKETQLMMQEHQRSEEKEMLENLKKELDALKQKYKGQLSENNSLKTKVACYEEERQKTEGMVRQYKDALGQQKSDNIGLQERMRQLEELQKQLDSTKQEKGQFQEQVRELRSTLSDQETTVTTSRAREQELLIFTEKLTAKNTQLTTENNTLQAKVDSLTSELKRLRQTLEELKTEKDKLSKELAEEKDLRSREAELLTHRLSEKSRAVEQLTIQIEDQKDEIKTLKRKHQQGVKDLTRQLQQAKKKLEAIEASQNEGKELSSSSRASSCTSLDKVSANGMHVSGSPPVQNTAAHASSEEDNVPAVGYKGPSAPEQEDPYPNIDKSVLVERILKLQKAHARKNEKLEFMEDHITQMVDEVKKKTKIIQMYVMREEAGTLSTEFMDDNKTKFLARMARKGGIMASLYSGSPHDSEMTFDLSLEINRKLQAVLEDTLLKNITLKENLETLGDEIARLTRELAALK